The following proteins come from a genomic window of Diceros bicornis minor isolate mBicDic1 chromosome 4, mDicBic1.mat.cur, whole genome shotgun sequence:
- the TXNIP gene encoding thioredoxin-interacting protein, translating to MVMFKKMKSFEVVFNDPEKVFGSGEKVAGRVIVEVCEVTRVKAVRILACGVAKVLWMQGSQQCKQALEYLRYEDTLLLEDQPAGENEMVIMRPGNIYEYKFGFELPQGPLGTSFKGKYGCVDYWVKAFLDRPSQPTQETKKSFEVMDLVDVNTPDLMAPVSAKKEKKVSCMFIPDGRVSVSARIDRKGFCEGDEIAIHADFENTCSRIVIPKAAIVARHTYLANGQTKVLTQKLSSVRGNHIISGTCASWRGKSLRVQKIRPSILGCNILRVEYSLLIYVSVPGSKKVILDLPLVIGSRSGLSSRSSSMASQTSSEMSWVDLNIPDTPEAPPCYMDIIPEDHRLESPTTPLLDDTDSCQDSPIFMYAPEFQFMPPPTYTEVDPCILNNNVQ from the exons ATGGTGATGTTCAAGAAGATGAAGTCTTTCGAGGTGGTCTTTAACGACCCTGAAAAGGTGTTCGGCAGTGGGGAGAAGGTGGCTGGCCGGGTGATAGTGGAGGTATGTGAAGTCACTCGAGTGAAAGCTGTCAGGATCCTGGCTTGCGGAGTGGCCAAAGTCCTCTGGATGCAAGGATCCCAGCAGTGCAAACAGGCTTTGGAGTACCTGCGCTACGAAGACACGCTTCTGCTGGAAGACCAGCCAGCAG GTGAGAATGAGATGGTGATCATGAGACCTGGAAACATATATGAGTACAAGTTCGGCTTTGAGCTTCCTCAAGG GCCTCTAGGAACATCCTTCAAAGGAAAGTATGGGTGTGTAGACTACTGGGTGAAGGCTTTTCTTGATCGCCCCAGCCAGCCAActcaagagacaaagaaaagctTTGAAGTGATGGATCTAGTGGATGTCAATACTCCTGATTTAATG GCACCTGTGTctgctaaaaaggaaaagaaagtttccTGCATGTTCATTCCTGATGGACGAGTGTCTGTCTCTGCCAGAATTGACAGAAAAGGATTTTGTGAAG GTGATGAGATTGCCATCCATGCTGACTTTGAGAATACATGTTCCCGCATTGTGATCCCCAAAGCTGCCATTGTAGCCCGCCATACTTACCTTGCCAATGGCCAAACCAAGGTATTGACACAGAAGTTGTCATCAGTCAGAGGCAATCATATTATCTCAGGAACCTGTGCGTCATGGCGTGGCAAGAGCCTTCGGGTGCAGAAGATCAGGCCTTCTATCCTGGGCTGCAACATCCTTCGAGTTGAATATTCCTTACTG ATCTATGTTAGTGTCCCTGGCTCCAAGAAGGTCATTCTTGACCTGCCCCTGGTAATTGGCAGCAGGTCAGGTCTGAGCAGCCGGTCGTCCAGCATGGCCAGCCAAACCAGCTCTGAGATGAGTTGGGTAGATCTCAACATCCCTGATACCCCAGAAG CTCCTCCTTGCTATATGGATATCATTCCTGAAGATCACCGATTGGAGAGCCCCACCACTCCTCTGCTAGATGACACAGATAGTTGCCAAGACAGCCCTATTTTTATGTATGCTCCTGAGTTCCAGTTCATGCCACCACCTACTTATACTGAG gTGGATCCTTGCATTCTAAACAACAATGTGCAGTGA
- the HJV gene encoding hemojuvelin: MGDPGQSPSPRSTHGSPPTLSTLTLLLLLCGHAHSQCKILRCNAEYVSSTLSLRGGGSPGALRGGGGGRGGGVGSIGLCRALRSYALCTRRTARTCRGDLAFHSAVHGIEDLMIQHNCSRQGPTAPPPPRGPALPGEGPIRSSGPPAPDPCDYEGRFSRLHGRPPGFLHCASFGDPHVRSFHHHFHTCRVQGAWPLLDNDFLFVQATSSPVASGANATTTRKLTIIFKNMQECIDQKVYQAEVDNLPAAFEDGSINGGDRPGGSSLSIRTANLGSHVEIRAAYIGTTIIIRQTAGQLSFSIKVAEDVARAFSAEQDLQLCVGGCPPSQRLSRSERNRRGAITLDTARQLCKEGLPVEDAYFHSCVFDVSISGDPNFTVAAQAALEDARAFLPDLEKLHLFPSDTGVPLSSATPLAPLLSGLFVLWLSIQ; the protein is encoded by the exons ATGGGGGATCCAGGCCAGTCCCCTAGTCCCCGGTCCACCCATGGCAGTCCCCCAACTCTAAGCACTCTCACTCTCCTGCTGCTCCTCTGTGGACATG CTCATTCTCAATGCAAGATCCTCCGCTGCAATGCTGAGTACGTGTCGTCCACCCTGAGCCTTAGAGGTGGGGGTTCACCAGGAGCGcttcgaggaggaggaggaggccggggtggaggggtgggctcCATCGGCCTCTGTCGAGCCCTCCGTTCCTACGCCCTCTGCACTCGGCGCACAGCCCGCACCTGCCGCGGGGACCTCGCCTTCCATTCGGCTGTGCACGGCATCGAAGACTTGATGATCCAGCACAACTGCTCCCGCCAAGGCCCCactgccccgcccccgccccggggcccagcccttccaggcgaAGGCCCCATCCGCTCCTCTGGCCCCCCAGCCCCGGACCCCTGTGACTATGAAGGCCGGTTTTCCCGGCTGCACGGTCGTCCCCCGGGCTTCTTGCATTGTGCCTCCTTCGGGGACCCCCACGTCCGCAGCTTCCACCACCATTTTCACACGTGCCGTGTCCAAGGAGCTTGGCCCCTGCTGGATAATGACTTCCTTTTTGTCCAGGCCACCAGCTCCCCTGTGGCATCGGGGGCCAACGCCACCACCACCCGGAAG CTCACCATTATATTTAAGAACATGCAGGAATGCATTGATCAGAAGGTCTACCAGGCTGAGGTGGACAATCTTCCTGCAGCCTTTGAAGATGGTTCTATCAATGGAGGTGACCGACCTGGGGGCTCAAGTTTGTCCATTCGAACTGCTAACCTTGGGAGCCATGTGGAGATTCGAGCTGCCTATATTGGCACAACTATAATCATTCGGCAGACAGCTGGGCAACTCTCCTTCTCCATCAAGGTAGCAGAGGATGTAGCCAGGGCCTTCTCAGCTGAGCAGGACCTGCAGCTCTGTGTTGGGGGGTGCCCCCCAAGTCAACGACTCTCTCGCTCAGAGCGCAATCGTCGGGGAGCTATAACACTTGATACTGCCAGACAGCTGTGCAAGGAAGGGCTGCCAGTTGAAGACGCTTACTTCCATTCCTGTGTCTTTGATGTTTCAATCTCTGGTGACCCCAACTTTACTGTGGCAGCTCAGGCAGCTCTGGAGGATGCCAGAGCCTTCCTACCAGACTTAGAAAAGCTGCATCTCTTCCCCTCAGATACCGGAGTTCCTCTTTCCTCAGCAACCCCCCTAGCTCCACTCCTTTCTGGGCTCTTTGTTCTATGGCTTAGCATTCAATAG